The segment TCGACTCGCGGACCGCCAAGGTAGCCGCGCGCTTGGTGAACACGCTGCTGGGCTAGCGGTCTGGTCGCCCGCCCAACTGACTCGCATTTGTTGTCGTTCTGAGGCGTTATAACGATACCTACTGCGAGTTAGTTGGGCGCCTGCATGTTGGACGACAGCCGGTGATCCAGCTCCCAGAATGAAGGACATCCCACGACTCTTTGCTACCTTTTGATGCAGGAATTGCCGCTCCCCCCTGCGGCACCCTGCAGAAGGAGCCCCCAATGAACACCGCAACAATTGAACACAACGAAATCCGCTTGTCCTTTTCGTCCGTCGACGAGGTCCACGCCGGGCTGAACCGTGCTGTGGGCACCCTCATCGAGGCTGCAGCAGACAACGGCCGCTGCGGGATCCTCGTGACCCGCCACGAGCCTGGAAACTACACAGTGGCCCTTGACGAGTCCGTGCCGTTCGGCCAGACCCGCGAAGTCATCGCCGCCTAGTTTCACATGCCAAGGAGCGGCCCTTCCGCGTCATCGGGAGGGCCGCTTCTTGGCATCGAAATTCACTTGTTCGACTAGCTACGCCCGGCGCAGCACCACGCCGTCGGACTTCATGAAAAGCTGCTTGGCGGCTTCGTCAGCACCAGGTCCGGCAGGTTCAAGCCACACAACATTGCCGCTGCCCGAGACTTCCTGCACCTCCCCCGCCGCGACCACGTGTGCATGCCTTAAGACTTCGATCCGCTCCCCCACCTTCAAGCTTCCCCAATTGGAAACGACGGCGGACTGTGCGATTCGCCTGGACAGGACTGTCCCGCGTGCCTTCATTGAACTTCTACCCCTTTGTGGATGTTCGTTGTTTCAGTTGTGAACGGATATTCCCCCGGCAGGCCCACGACATCGTCGGCGTGGACATGCCGTACCCCATAAGTTCTACTACACAGAAAGCGCCCCGTGGCACGTATTGCCAAACATTTCCGGGGCGCTTCCGTTTTTTCACCCGAACGGTTTTTTGTTCGGTCTCAGGCGAGAATTCCGACGGCGGATTCGGCGGCCGCCCGCACCTCGCCAGCGGCTACCAAGCGGTCCGCCGCTTCCAGTTCAGGTGAGAGGAAACGGTCGGTTCCGGGGCCGTCGACGACGCCGCGCAGCACCTCGATCACGGCGGCGCCAGCGGGTCCCGGAGTAAGTTCGCCGCCGGACAGTTTCGTGCGGATGTCCAGTGCGCGTGCACTTGTCACGAGTTCCACGGCCAAGACGCGGCGCAGGTTCTCGATGGCCTTGCGCAGCTTGCGGGCGGCATGCCAACCCATGGAGACGTGGTCTTCCTGCATGGCGGAGCTCGGGATGGAGTCCACCGACGCCGGCACGGCCAAGCGCTTGTTGTCCGAGACAAGACCGGCCTGGGTGTACTGGGCGATCATGAGGCCCGAGTCCACGCCGGGATCGTCGGCAAGGAAGGCCGGGAGTCCGTGTGAGCGGGCCGGGTCCAGCATGCGGTCCGTGCGGCGCTCTGCGATGGAGGACAGGTCCGCGACGGCGATGGCCAGGAAGTCCAGCACGTAGGCCACGGGGGCGCCGTGGAAATTTCCGTTGGAGGACACTCGGCCATCCGGAAGCACCACGGGGTTGTCGATGGCGGCTGCCAACTCCCGGGAGGCGACGAGCTCAGCGTGCGTCACCGTGTCGCGGACTGCGCCGGCCACCTGGGGCGCGCAACGGAGCGAGTATGCGTCCTGGACCTTCGTGTCATTCACACGGTGCGAAGCAACGATCGGTGAGTTGGAGAGCACCCTCAGCATGTTGTCCGCGCTGGCTGCCTGGCCCGGGTGGGGACGCAATGCTGCGTGCAGCTCAGGCAGGAAAACCTGGTCCGTACCGAGCAGCGCCTCGACGCTGAGCGCAGCGGTGATGTCCGCCGTCGTGAGCAGCAGGTGCAGGTCGGCGATGGCCATCAGGAGCATGCCGAGCATGCCCTCGGTGCCGTTGACCAGCGCCAGGCCTTCCTTTTCCGCAAGGACGACGGGCTCGATGCCGTGTTCGGCGAGCAGCACGGCGACAGGCTTCGTGCCGGCAGCGCCATAGAGTTCGCCGTCGGGACCGATCGCTTCACCTTCGCCCATCAGGACCAGGGCGCAGTGGGACAGCGGAGCAAGGTCTCCGGAGCAACCGAGGGATCCGAATTCGCGGACGACGGGGGTGATGCCGGCGTTGAGGACGTCCACCATGGTCTGCAGGACCACGGGACGAACTCCCGTGCGGCCCGATGCCAAGGTCTTGGCGCGAAGAAACATGATGCCGCGGACCACTTCGCGTTCCACTGCCGGGCCCATGCCGGCGGCATGGCTGCGGATGAGCGACTTCTGCAGCTGGGTGCGGAGTTCGTTGGGGATGTGGCGGTTGGCCAGGGCGCCGAAGCCCGTGGAGACACCGTACGCGGGGACCTCGCTGTGGGCGAGGTCGTCGATGTGTGCGCGGACCTTCGCCACCGTGTCCAGGGCTTCCTGGGAAATGGTCACCTTGGCGTCGTGGCGTGCGACGGCGACGACGTCCTCCGGTGTGACTCCGCTGGAGCCGAGGGTGACGGTCTTTGGTTCGTGTGTTGTAAGTGTCATGGTGTTCCTTTCTCACCCAACTAGCTGGCAGTTAATGTCGTTTTGAGCGCTCAAAACGACATCTAGTGCGAGCTAGTTGGGGTGGATTCGTTCATGGGGATGCGGACGCCGCGTTCCCTTGCGACTTCGACGGCGCGCGGGTAGCCGGCGTCGACATGGCGGATGACGCCCATGCCGGGGTCGTTGGTGAGGAGGCGTTCGAGCTTCTCGGCAGCGAGCTCGGTGCCGTCGGCAACAGAAACCTGCCCGGCGTGCAGGGAGCGGCCGATACCCACGCCGCCGCCATGGTGGATCGAGACCCAGGTCGCGCCGGAGGACGTGTTGAGCAGGGCGTTCAGCAAGGGCCAGTCGGCAATCGCGTCGGAGCCGTCGGCCATGGACTCGGTTTCCCGGTACGGGGAGGCGACCGAACCGGAGTCCAAGTGGTCGCGGCCGATCACGATGGGAGCCTTGACCTTGCCCTCCTTCACGAGCTGGTTGAAGAGCAGGCCGGCCTTGGCCCGTTCGCCGTAACCGAGCCAGCAGATCCTCGCCGGCAAGCCTTCGAACTCGACCCGCTCGGCAGCAGCATCGAGCCACTTGTGCAGGTGGGTGTTCTCCGGGAACAGTTCCTTGATCGCCGCATCGGTCACGGCGATGTCTTCGGGGTCACCGGACAGCGCGACCCAGCGGAACGGACCAAGGCCCTCGCAGAACAGCGGACGAATGTAGGCCGGGACGAAACCGGGAAACTCGAACGCCCGGCCGTAGCCGCCCTTGCGGGCCTCGTCGCGGATCGAGTTGCCGTAGTCGAAGACCTCGGCGCCGGCGTCCTGAAACTCCACCATGGCCTGCACGTGCCGGGCCATGGAGGCCTGGGCCTTTTTCGTGAAGCCTTCCGGGTCCGCCTCTGCCTCGGCGTGCCAGTCGGTCACGGTGATGCCCTCGGGCAGGTAGGACAGCGGGTCATGCGCGGACGTCTGGTCGGTGACGACGTCGATGGTCAGCTCGCCGGCCTTGTGACGGCGCAAGAGTTCCGGGAACACCTCGGCAGCGTTTCCGACGTAGCCCACGGACCAACCGCGGCGCGCTTCCTTGGCCTTGACGACCTTGGCGATCGCGGCGTCGAGATCGGTTTCGACCTCGTCCAGGTAGCGCTTGCCGGCACGGCGGCGCAGGCGGCTCTCGTCGACGTCGACGATCAGGCACGCGCCGCCGTTGAGGGTGACAGCCAAGGGTTGGGCGCCGCCCATGCCGCCGCAACCGCCGGTCAGGGTCAGGGTCCCGGCCAGCGGGCCTTCCGTGGAGCCTTCGGCGACGGCGGCCAGGCGACCGGCAGCGTCATGCCTTGCGGCCCCGAGTTTGTTCCCGACGGCGGCAAACGTCTCGTAGGTGCCCTGCAGGATCCCCTGGGTGCCGATGTAAATCCAGGACCCGGCGGTCATCTGCCCGTACATCATCAGGCCTTCGGCCTCGAGGCGCCGGAACTCGGGCCACGTTGCCCAATCGCCCACGAGGTTGGAGTTGGCCAAAAGCACCCGGGGTGCCCATTCGTGGGTGCGGAAGACGCCGACGGGCTTGCCGGACTGGACCAGCAGGGTCTCGTCCTTCTCCATGGTTTCCAGGGTGCGGGTGATCGCGTCGAACGCGGCCCATGAACGGACGGCACGGCCTGTGCCGCCATAGACGACCAGGTCATCCGGGTGTTCGGCGACCTCCGGGTCCAGGTTGTTCATCAGCATGCGCAAAGGCGCCTCGGTCTGCCAGGACTTGGCAGTGAGCTTGGTGCCGCGGGCGGCCTTGACCGGACGGGCTCCGGTGGTGAAATCGGCGGGTGCCATGATGACTCCTTCGTCTCTGGAGGTTGCTGGATGTAAGTCCTTCTGTATCCAGTAGAGCCCCTCCGCATCCTTCTTGGAACGGCTTTATGAAGGGTCCTGTCCGGAATACCAGACTCAACTGACTCGCAGTTAATGTCGTTTTGAGGGCTCATAACGACAACGATTGCGAGCTAGTTGGGTGGGGTTGCCGGGAGGCTAGGCGGGGCGGCCGTGGATGCGCACCGACAGCTCGTCCGCCGTCTTTTGGATTCGTGCGGCGAGGGCGGGCCAATCCTCGGCTGGCACCCGGTCCTCGAGGAAGGTCACGGCGACTGCCGCCGTCGGCCATCCCAAATGGTCGGTGACGGCGGCAGCCACCGAGCCGAAGCCGGGGGTGACTTCGCCGTGTTCGGTGGCGTAGCCGCGCTGACGGACTTGGTCCAGGTGCGAGGACAGGGCCGAGTACTTCATGATGGGCGATTCCATCTCGTGCCGGGCCGTGAATGCCGCCGCATTCGGATACAGGGCCCTCACCTGCGATTTCGGCAAGGCGGCCAGGATGGCGCGGCCGCTGGCAGTGAGGTGGCTGGGAAGCCGGACCCCGACGTCGGTCACCAGGGACGGACGGTTCTTGGCGCGCTCCTCCACGATGTACAGCACGTCGCGGCCATGGAGCACCGCCAAATGCGCGCTCTCGCCGATTGAATCGACGAGGGCGGCCAGTACGGGGCGGCCGAGCCGGGACAACGGCTCTTGCCGCGAGTACGCCGAACTGAGTTCAAAGGCACTGATGCCCAGCCCGTAACGCTGCTCCTCATGAAGGTGCAAGACGAAGCCGTTGGCCTCCATGACGCCAAGCAGGTGATAGACGCTGGATCGGGGCAGGTCCAGCGCAGTGGCTATGTGGGACGCCGCCATCGGGCCGCGTCGGGAAGCGAGCAGCTTCAGGATGCGCAAAGTGTTCTCGGCGGCGGGAACCTTGGAAGCGGCCCGGCGTTGGGTGGACGACTGTATGGTCATAGCTCCTCTTCGAGTCCACGGAAGTATCCGGACGCCCGGCTGGCGCAGGCCATCAGGCGGGCGTCCGTGATCCCGTACTTAAGCGTGCGCCCCCTACGAAGGGTCGCAAGGCCAATCACAAACCCAATTGTCTGGAATACCAGACAATTGCGATCCTATTGGATCAGACATGCTTTAGCCGGTCCCGTCATGTCCCCACAGACCCGGCAACCCCGTTGGCTGCCGCCTTGGCGGCAATGTGGATGTCAAACAACCTGCCGGAGGTACGCGGGTCCCCGCCCAAGAGTTCCTGGATCTTGTTCAGGCGCTTGTGCATGGTCTGCCGTTCAATGTTTAATGTCGCGGCGGAAGCCGTCGTGTTGCATCCCAATCCCAGCCAGCAAACCAGCGTTGCCAGCAGGTCCGTGCCATGCTTCCGGTCCCACTCCAGCAACTCCCCCAGACTTGAGCGCACATATAAGTCCAAAAATGCAGGATCGGGCACCGCACCGAATATTCGCCGGCCCAGGAACTCCATGGCGTCAAGCACTTGGCCCACGGCTGGCATGTCGAGTCCCAGGATTTCCCGTGCCTCCACATAAGACTCATGCGCACTGAGGCCGTCAACCACGTTCGGCCCGAAGGACGCGCAGATGTCAGAGCCGCCCACAGCCTCCCGCGCCGCCATAATCAGCGCTTCGCGCGCCGCCCGTGCATTGTTCGGTCCCAGGGCGAAAAGCACCACCAGCTCCCCGTCCCGCAGGTGTGATTTCACGTTCACTCCCCCAGCACGCAGGGCACGTTCGACGGCGGAGAAGTTGACTTCCCCCCTGCCGGGCGTTCGGAATACGGCCACAACCGCTCCATGGC is part of the Arthrobacter methylotrophus genome and harbors:
- a CDS encoding IclR family transcriptional regulator, which gives rise to MTIQSSTQRRAASKVPAAENTLRILKLLASRRGPMAASHIATALDLPRSSVYHLLGVMEANGFVLHLHEEQRYGLGISAFELSSAYSRQEPLSRLGRPVLAALVDSIGESAHLAVLHGRDVLYIVEERAKNRPSLVTDVGVRLPSHLTASGRAILAALPKSQVRALYPNAAAFTARHEMESPIMKYSALSSHLDQVRQRGYATEHGEVTPGFGSVAAAVTDHLGWPTAAVAVTFLEDRVPAEDWPALAARIQKTADELSVRIHGRPA
- the hutH gene encoding histidine ammonia-lyase — encoded protein: MTLTTHEPKTVTLGSSGVTPEDVVAVARHDAKVTISQEALDTVAKVRAHIDDLAHSEVPAYGVSTGFGALANRHIPNELRTQLQKSLIRSHAAGMGPAVEREVVRGIMFLRAKTLASGRTGVRPVVLQTMVDVLNAGITPVVREFGSLGCSGDLAPLSHCALVLMGEGEAIGPDGELYGAAGTKPVAVLLAEHGIEPVVLAEKEGLALVNGTEGMLGMLLMAIADLHLLLTTADITAALSVEALLGTDQVFLPELHAALRPHPGQAASADNMLRVLSNSPIVASHRVNDTKVQDAYSLRCAPQVAGAVRDTVTHAELVASRELAAAIDNPVVLPDGRVSSNGNFHGAPVAYVLDFLAIAVADLSSIAERRTDRMLDPARSHGLPAFLADDPGVDSGLMIAQYTQAGLVSDNKRLAVPASVDSIPSSAMQEDHVSMGWHAARKLRKAIENLRRVLAVELVTSARALDIRTKLSGGELTPGPAGAAVIEVLRGVVDGPGTDRFLSPELEAADRLVAAGEVRAAAESAVGILA
- a CDS encoding urocanate hydratase, which encodes MAPADFTTGARPVKAARGTKLTAKSWQTEAPLRMLMNNLDPEVAEHPDDLVVYGGTGRAVRSWAAFDAITRTLETMEKDETLLVQSGKPVGVFRTHEWAPRVLLANSNLVGDWATWPEFRRLEAEGLMMYGQMTAGSWIYIGTQGILQGTYETFAAVGNKLGAARHDAAGRLAAVAEGSTEGPLAGTLTLTGGCGGMGGAQPLAVTLNGGACLIVDVDESRLRRRAGKRYLDEVETDLDAAIAKVVKAKEARRGWSVGYVGNAAEVFPELLRRHKAGELTIDVVTDQTSAHDPLSYLPEGITVTDWHAEAEADPEGFTKKAQASMARHVQAMVEFQDAGAEVFDYGNSIRDEARKGGYGRAFEFPGFVPAYIRPLFCEGLGPFRWVALSGDPEDIAVTDAAIKELFPENTHLHKWLDAAAERVEFEGLPARICWLGYGERAKAGLLFNQLVKEGKVKAPIVIGRDHLDSGSVASPYRETESMADGSDAIADWPLLNALLNTSSGATWVSIHHGGGVGIGRSLHAGQVSVADGTELAAEKLERLLTNDPGMGVIRHVDAGYPRAVEVARERGVRIPMNESTPTSSH